A section of the Ruania halotolerans genome encodes:
- a CDS encoding tRNA (adenine-N1)-methyltransferase — protein sequence MTTDRQPTGADIRRGPFRPGDKVQLTDPKGRLTTITLADGGVYHTHRGSFPHDDLIGAPEGTVVSTTAGIDYLALRPLLGDFVLSMPRGAAVIYPKDAAQIVTQADVYPGARVVEAGVGSGALSLSLLRAVGDGGSLLSVERREDFAEIARGNIEDFFGGEHPAWTLQIGDLADVLPTATEPGSVDRIILDMLAPWENLDAAAEALAPGGVLLAYVATATQLSRFAEDTKKDGRFTEPVAWESMVRGWHLEGLAVRPEHRMIGHTGFLITTRRMAPGTAAPERRRRPAPGAYAEEGVPVEADQLAADLGERDVSAKKLRKLRRSFDARRRAREEGSDGGEQDASPDQQADPPSSKPGADLE from the coding sequence GTGACTACCGACCGCCAGCCCACCGGTGCCGACATCCGCCGTGGCCCGTTCCGGCCAGGGGACAAAGTACAACTGACCGACCCCAAGGGTCGGCTCACCACGATCACGCTCGCCGATGGCGGGGTGTATCACACCCACCGCGGGTCCTTCCCGCACGATGACCTCATCGGAGCACCGGAAGGCACAGTCGTCTCCACGACGGCGGGCATCGACTACCTCGCGCTGCGCCCGCTACTGGGTGACTTCGTCCTCTCCATGCCACGCGGCGCCGCCGTGATCTACCCCAAGGACGCTGCCCAGATCGTCACCCAGGCGGATGTCTACCCCGGCGCCCGCGTGGTAGAGGCCGGGGTCGGTTCCGGCGCTCTTTCGCTCTCCCTGCTGCGTGCGGTCGGAGACGGCGGATCCTTGCTCTCGGTGGAACGACGCGAGGACTTCGCCGAGATCGCCCGCGGCAACATCGAGGACTTCTTCGGCGGGGAGCACCCCGCCTGGACCCTGCAGATCGGGGACCTCGCTGATGTCCTGCCCACTGCGACCGAACCGGGCTCCGTGGACAGGATCATCCTCGACATGCTCGCCCCGTGGGAGAACCTCGATGCGGCCGCCGAGGCACTCGCCCCAGGTGGAGTGTTGCTCGCCTACGTGGCCACGGCCACCCAGCTCTCCCGGTTCGCGGAGGATACGAAGAAGGACGGCCGGTTCACCGAGCCGGTCGCCTGGGAGTCGATGGTGCGCGGTTGGCACCTCGAAGGGCTCGCCGTACGGCCGGAGCACCGGATGATCGGACACACCGGATTCCTCATCACCACCCGTCGGATGGCCCCGGGCACCGCGGCCCCCGAGCGCCGGCGCCGGCCCGCGCCCGGTGCCTACGCCGAGGAGGGTGTACCTGTGGAGGCGGACCAGCTCGCGGCGGACCTCGGCGAGCGGGACGTCTCGGCGAAGAAACTGCGCAAACTGCGCCGATCCTTCGACGCCCGGCGCCGCGCACGTGAGGAAGGCAGCGATGGCGGCGAGCAGGACGCCAGCCCCGATCAGCAGGCGGACCCACCGTCCTCGAAGCCGGGCGCTGACCTAGAGTAG
- the arc gene encoding proteasome ATPase, translating to MVDDGTATVRERELAEQASSLAAKNERLVTALTTARSQLVEMRSQLEEMTKPPGNYAVFLAAHADRTVDVISSGRKLRVGVAPSVPAESLRPGQEVQLNEAMTVVAAGGYEPVGELVTVKEVLDGERALVLGRAEEERVIRLAGPLVESGVRVGDALTVDTRTHFAFEQIPRSEVEDLMLEEVPDVAYTDIGGMARQIEQIKDAVELPFLHPDLFVEHGLKPPKGLLLYGPPGCGKTLIAKAVATSLAKTAALDAQGHPEGAAPPRSYFLNIKGPELLNKFVGETERHIRLIFSRAREKASQGVPVVVFFDEMESLFRTRGTGVSSDVETTIVPQLLAEIDGVERLENVIVIGASNREDMIDPAILRPGRLDVKIKIERPDAESARDIFTKYLTADLPIHPDDLAEHGGDPEAAVTAMIERVVGRMYAEEPENEFLEVTYASGDKETLYFKDFNSGAMVANIVDRAKKQAIKDLLATGVRGIRVEHVLNGVVDEFQENEDLPNTTNPDDWARVSGKKGERIVFIRTIVQHKGAPQASRTIENLNPTGQYL from the coding sequence ATGGTCGACGACGGCACCGCTACTGTTCGCGAACGGGAGCTGGCCGAACAGGCCTCCTCGCTCGCCGCGAAGAACGAGCGGCTCGTCACCGCGTTGACCACGGCACGTTCGCAGCTGGTGGAAATGCGCTCCCAGCTCGAGGAGATGACCAAGCCGCCCGGGAACTACGCGGTCTTCCTGGCTGCCCACGCCGACCGCACTGTCGATGTGATCTCCTCCGGGCGCAAACTCCGCGTCGGTGTCGCACCGAGTGTCCCGGCCGAGTCGCTGCGGCCCGGCCAGGAGGTGCAGCTGAACGAGGCGATGACCGTGGTGGCGGCAGGCGGCTATGAGCCGGTGGGGGAGCTGGTCACCGTCAAGGAGGTTCTCGACGGCGAACGCGCCCTGGTCCTGGGCCGCGCCGAGGAAGAGCGTGTGATTCGCCTGGCCGGGCCGCTGGTCGAGTCCGGGGTACGGGTGGGGGACGCGCTCACCGTGGACACCCGCACGCACTTCGCCTTTGAGCAGATCCCGCGCTCGGAGGTCGAGGACCTCATGCTTGAAGAGGTGCCGGACGTTGCCTACACCGATATCGGCGGTATGGCGCGGCAGATCGAGCAGATCAAGGATGCCGTCGAGTTGCCGTTCCTGCACCCGGACCTGTTCGTCGAGCACGGTCTCAAGCCCCCCAAAGGGCTGTTGCTGTACGGCCCGCCCGGTTGTGGGAAGACCCTCATCGCGAAGGCCGTCGCCACCTCATTGGCGAAAACCGCAGCACTCGATGCGCAGGGTCACCCCGAGGGCGCCGCTCCGCCGCGCAGCTACTTCCTGAACATCAAGGGCCCCGAGCTGTTGAACAAATTCGTGGGGGAGACCGAGCGACACATCCGGCTGATCTTCTCCCGTGCCCGCGAGAAGGCCTCACAGGGTGTCCCCGTGGTCGTGTTCTTCGACGAGATGGAGTCACTGTTCCGCACCCGCGGTACCGGGGTCTCCTCCGATGTGGAGACCACGATCGTGCCGCAGTTGCTTGCCGAGATCGACGGCGTGGAACGGCTGGAGAACGTGATCGTGATCGGTGCCTCGAACCGGGAGGACATGATCGACCCCGCGATCCTGCGCCCCGGCCGGCTGGACGTGAAGATCAAGATCGAGCGCCCGGATGCCGAGTCGGCGCGGGACATCTTCACCAAGTACCTCACCGCCGACCTGCCGATCCACCCGGATGACCTCGCCGAGCACGGCGGAGACCCCGAAGCCGCGGTGACGGCGATGATCGAGCGGGTGGTGGGGCGGATGTACGCCGAGGAACCGGAGAACGAGTTCCTCGAGGTCACCTACGCCAGTGGCGACAAGGAGACGCTCTACTTCAAGGACTTCAATTCAGGGGCGATGGTGGCCAACATCGTGGACCGCGCGAAGAAGCAGGCCATCAAGGACCTGCTCGCCACCGGGGTGCGTGGCATCCGGGTGGAGCACGTGCTCAACGGCGTGGTCGATGAGTTTCAGGAGAATGAAGACCTGCCGAACACCACCAATCCGGACGACTGGGCCCGGGTGTCGGGAAAGAAGGGGGAGCGGATCGTGTTCATCCGCACGATCGTGCAACACAAGGGCGCCCCGCAGGCCAGCCGGACCATCGAGAACCTCAACCCGACCGGCCAATACCTGTAG